A region from the Salicibibacter cibarius genome encodes:
- the gerD gene encoding spore germination lipoprotein GerD: MGVKQALFLILLLLFMTGCAALQSQGGSSGNEPQEFENTKEMVTDVLKTEDGKAALEEVLTDEDMQASILMEQDFVQDTVQTTLTSENGQQYFQEVMQQPDFQENVAKSMQQENEAILKRLMKDPEYQQMMMEVMQDPEMQQEHVKLLKSKTFREEMQTAIEEAFDNPNFQQQLSDLMEQQQQEGSDSQESNGGGDNQEDSDQEEDGSSGGSGGEGG; the protein is encoded by the coding sequence TTGGGCGTAAAGCAGGCGCTTTTTCTTATTTTGCTCTTATTATTCATGACCGGTTGCGCAGCCTTGCAAAGCCAGGGCGGCTCATCCGGGAACGAACCCCAAGAATTTGAAAATACAAAGGAAATGGTCACCGATGTGTTAAAAACCGAAGACGGCAAAGCTGCTTTGGAGGAAGTTTTAACGGACGAAGATATGCAAGCATCCATACTCATGGAGCAAGATTTTGTGCAAGATACCGTTCAGACGACGTTGACATCTGAAAACGGACAACAATATTTTCAAGAAGTCATGCAACAGCCTGACTTTCAAGAAAACGTCGCCAAAAGTATGCAACAAGAAAATGAAGCGATCTTAAAACGTTTAATGAAAGATCCGGAGTACCAACAGATGATGATGGAAGTTATGCAGGATCCGGAGATGCAACAAGAACACGTGAAACTATTGAAAAGCAAAACGTTCCGGGAAGAGATGCAGACCGCCATCGAGGAAGCCTTTGATAACCCTAATTTCCAGCAACAGCTTTCCGACTTAATGGAACAGCAACAACAGGAGGGGAGCGATTCACAAGAAAGTAACGGTGGCGGCGATAATCAGGAAGACAGCGATCAAGAAGAAGACGGCAGCAGCGGCGGAAGTGGTGGCGAAGGTGGATAA
- a CDS encoding KinB-signaling pathway activation protein, whose amino-acid sequence MNSRKVVFLFFSTMLVGAFGGALVGTVLYDPLFAEGGFWNFIFGFIWLLGVGAAVSAVAQMGYFAYLLLNRLALSLFKTKRLWNRVQLFLIAFVFFDLFYFRYLAYATEGETIWGYLLTPTLLLLFAAIVAYFKQRETHRGAFIPAFFFMYVITTIEWVPALIIPEVNDSSWLWIYLAPLLFANTYQLMMHHRLQRNERV is encoded by the coding sequence GTGAACTCCAGAAAAGTCGTTTTTTTATTTTTCTCGACGATGCTTGTAGGTGCCTTTGGAGGCGCACTCGTTGGCACTGTGCTATATGATCCGCTTTTTGCAGAGGGTGGCTTTTGGAACTTCATTTTCGGATTTATTTGGTTGCTAGGCGTTGGCGCGGCAGTAAGTGCTGTAGCACAGATGGGTTATTTTGCGTACTTGCTGTTAAACCGACTTGCTTTATCGCTGTTCAAGACGAAAAGGCTTTGGAACCGGGTACAGCTTTTTTTAATCGCTTTTGTTTTCTTTGATCTGTTCTATTTTCGTTATCTCGCCTATGCAACCGAGGGTGAAACGATTTGGGGCTATTTGCTAACGCCTACACTATTGCTCTTGTTTGCGGCGATTGTCGCGTATTTCAAACAACGGGAAACCCATCGGGGCGCATTCATCCCTGCGTTTTTCTTTATGTATGTCATTACGACGATTGAATGGGTGCCCGCACTTATTATTCCGGAAGTGAACGACAGCAGTTGGCTGTGGATTTATCTTGCGCCGTTGTTATTTGCAAACACGTATCAGTTGATGATGCATCATCGTTTGCAGCGCAACGAGCGAGTTTAG
- a CDS encoding lysine N(6)-hydroxylase/L-ornithine N(5)-oxygenase family protein has translation MVKEIYDVIGIGIGPFNLGLAALIEEGAPDLKARFLEKEPTFEWHPGMLIDQTDLQVSFLADLVTFANPKSRYTFLNYLHEHGRLLSFYFLKKFNIPRLEYNAYCRWVADCLANCAFGHEVTNVTYDREQAYYVIEGKNTETLYARHVTLGTGSIPMVPPPLEGKTNDDIIHSSDYLYHEKGLKQSGHITVVGSGQSAAEIFYDLLEDQERYDYALTWYTRSPGFFQLEESSIGQELFSPEYVDYFHTLSYKDRQQALEVLDPLRNGVQEKTLLNIYELLYHRSVERKRSSAKIQALTEVNDVRASGDRYLLSCRQWQKDQKFRHRTDKVVLATGYKPLVPDWLEKMGDELEWESEKEFKVTRDYRLVFRDERPNHLFSLTNLEHSHGTSATNLALSVKRNQHIVNLLTGEETYPVYRDNLFQQFMDGDG, from the coding sequence ATGGTAAAAGAGATTTATGACGTCATCGGCATCGGGATCGGGCCGTTTAACCTCGGACTTGCCGCCTTAATAGAAGAGGGAGCACCCGATTTAAAGGCCCGTTTTCTTGAAAAGGAACCGACATTTGAATGGCATCCGGGAATGCTGATTGACCAAACGGATTTGCAAGTGTCTTTTCTTGCGGATTTAGTGACCTTTGCCAATCCGAAAAGCAGATACACATTTTTAAACTACTTACATGAACATGGTCGCTTGCTTTCCTTTTATTTTCTCAAGAAATTCAACATCCCGAGGTTGGAATACAATGCATATTGTCGGTGGGTCGCCGATTGCTTGGCCAACTGTGCGTTCGGGCATGAAGTAACGAACGTTACCTATGATCGTGAACAAGCGTATTATGTGATCGAAGGAAAAAATACTGAGACGTTGTATGCCCGTCATGTAACGCTTGGCACGGGAAGCATCCCAATGGTGCCGCCGCCGCTTGAAGGGAAAACGAATGACGATATCATTCATTCGAGTGATTACTTATACCATGAAAAGGGGCTAAAACAATCCGGCCACATCACGGTCGTGGGCTCGGGGCAGAGTGCCGCCGAGATTTTCTATGACTTGTTAGAAGATCAAGAAAGATATGATTATGCATTGACATGGTACACGCGATCGCCGGGTTTTTTTCAATTGGAAGAAAGCAGCATCGGCCAAGAATTATTTTCGCCTGAGTATGTGGATTATTTTCATACTCTTTCTTATAAGGATCGCCAACAGGCGCTTGAAGTTTTGGATCCATTACGAAACGGCGTGCAGGAAAAAACGTTATTGAACATTTACGAGTTGCTTTATCACCGTTCCGTGGAACGAAAACGCTCATCGGCAAAGATCCAGGCGTTAACCGAAGTCAACGATGTCAGGGCTTCCGGGGACCGCTATCTCTTATCCTGCCGGCAATGGCAAAAAGATCAGAAATTCAGGCACCGGACGGATAAGGTCGTTCTCGCGACCGGATATAAACCGCTCGTTCCTGATTGGTTGGAGAAAATGGGAGATGAACTGGAGTGGGAAAGCGAAAAGGAATTTAAGGTCACGAGGGATTACCGCCTTGTTTTCAGAGATGAGCGCCCGAATCACTTATTTTCGTTAACGAACCTCGAGCACTCCCATGGAACGAGCGCTACCAATCTTGCCCTCTCCGTCAAACGAAATCAACATATTGTTAATTTGCTGACGGGAGAAGAAACGTATCCTGTTTATCGCGACAACTTGTTCCAGCAATTCATGGATGGCGATGGATAA
- a CDS encoding polysaccharide deacetylase family protein produces MAQFWVFNRRKGSQYIFIAAIAFCAACLILLEKPFIAVFTEEEGPSAFSSAETDEREVALTFNVSWGEEHVEPILDTLHETETTAAFFVSGVWAERHTELLEQMMEEGHDIGNYGFQFKPYPDQENEDMRRDMREGHNTIEEATGESPVFFRPPSGIFDTEVLEAADQMGYSVIHWGADGKDWQNPGVDRIVANLMESVGPGDVIMLDASDSAKQTAEALPNIIEALQNENYNMTSVEALMSGAETDYEEL; encoded by the coding sequence TTGGCACAATTTTGGGTTTTCAATAGAAGAAAAGGGTCGCAGTACATTTTTATAGCGGCTATTGCTTTTTGTGCCGCTTGTTTAATTTTGTTGGAAAAGCCATTTATTGCAGTATTCACCGAAGAGGAGGGACCATCGGCTTTTTCCAGCGCGGAGACGGACGAACGAGAGGTTGCGCTCACCTTTAATGTCAGCTGGGGTGAAGAGCATGTGGAGCCCATTTTGGATACCCTTCATGAAACAGAAACGACAGCCGCTTTTTTCGTGTCAGGTGTGTGGGCAGAACGCCATACGGAATTGCTGGAACAGATGATGGAAGAAGGGCATGACATTGGCAACTACGGCTTTCAATTCAAGCCATATCCCGATCAGGAAAATGAAGATATGCGCAGGGATATGCGGGAAGGCCACAATACGATCGAAGAAGCAACGGGCGAGTCTCCTGTATTCTTCCGTCCTCCGTCAGGAATATTCGATACGGAAGTGCTGGAAGCCGCCGATCAAATGGGCTATTCTGTTATTCATTGGGGAGCGGACGGAAAGGATTGGCAAAACCCCGGCGTTGACCGGATCGTAGCGAACTTAATGGAAAGCGTAGGTCCCGGCGATGTCATTATGCTTGACGCTTCTGATTCGGCAAAACAAACGGCTGAAGCTTTGCCTAATATTATTGAAGCGCTACAAAACGAGAATTACAACATGACCTCCGTTGAAGCGCTCATGAGCGGCGCAGAAACAGATTATGAGGAGTTATAG
- a CDS encoding MmcQ/YjbR family DNA-binding protein produces MLTREDIFKHAKEKYGTSPDYPFKKFPNYAVLRHTTNRKWYGLVMNVFPEKLGLDGKEEIDILNLKCPPELIGGLRNGQNILPGYHMDKEHWISFVLDRTDPKGEIYNSIEQSFNLTK; encoded by the coding sequence ATGTTAACTAGAGAAGATATTTTCAAGCATGCTAAAGAAAAATATGGTACATCGCCTGATTATCCGTTTAAGAAATTTCCAAACTATGCTGTTTTGAGACATACAACCAATCGAAAATGGTATGGTCTCGTGATGAATGTATTCCCAGAAAAATTAGGATTAGATGGAAAAGAAGAAATAGATATTCTGAATTTAAAATGTCCTCCTGAATTAATCGGGGGTTTAAGAAACGGACAAAATATTTTGCCTGGTTATCATATGGACAAAGAACATTGGATTTCGTTTGTGTTAGATCGTACCGATCCAAAAGGTGAAATTTATAACTCAATTGAGCAAAGCTTTAATTTAACTAAATGA
- a CDS encoding S9 family peptidase encodes MVDHEKISEFLQVAKVSSPAFAPDGNTLSYITDAETGLPQLWAYDFKTRRKSQVLQTDDRVMFVKHLPDSAARIIGMDANGNERKQLYMVDGQHTLHRLTLDDDAIYQYGGASSDGRWVAWASNERHKACYDLYIAEVESGNIRMVYESDAATYNIMAWHPDGKHLLVQEKFTNLYNCLGLLDISGGNIRWLTSRRIHASYTNPRFSKDGKTLYILSNQDREFKSLAQIDMESYELTWLSEHHWDAGNLTIDEKGTQLAYTTNEGGVYRGWLYNLQDHRVIDWEVGMGTIEGLTFNADGTQLAFVFNGPTSTADVWTLDTNHLKINRLHCTSTTPSFEKSLRKPTLYNIHSFDGLEIPSFLYKPMNLDEQAPLAFWVHGGPESQTKAEYHPVIQCLVNLGYIVCAPNVRGSRGYGRTYIHLDDVRKRMDSVQDLVEIANTLKKEPEVDEHRVAVIGRSYGGFMVLASLTHHPDVFDAGIALVGISSFRTFLENTGPWRRKLREIEYGTIEEDGAFFDQIDPIHHTDRMTAPLLVSHGANDPRVPIAETEQMIADLKKRNHPIDYIRFEDEGHGIVKMKNQITAYSRMVNFLDTRLS; translated from the coding sequence ATGGTCGATCATGAAAAAATCAGCGAATTTTTACAAGTGGCGAAGGTTTCCAGCCCGGCGTTTGCACCGGATGGAAACACGTTATCGTATATTACCGATGCGGAGACAGGGCTCCCGCAATTATGGGCGTACGATTTCAAAACAAGGCGCAAATCGCAAGTGCTTCAAACGGATGATCGCGTGATGTTTGTGAAACATCTTCCGGACTCCGCCGCGCGTATTATCGGTATGGACGCAAATGGAAATGAGCGTAAGCAGCTTTATATGGTGGATGGCCAGCATACCCTTCATCGACTGACGCTTGATGACGATGCGATTTATCAGTATGGCGGAGCATCTTCGGATGGTCGCTGGGTCGCTTGGGCCAGTAACGAAAGGCACAAGGCCTGTTATGATCTTTATATTGCCGAGGTTGAGTCCGGAAATATTCGCATGGTCTATGAGAGCGATGCCGCGACGTATAATATTATGGCTTGGCATCCGGACGGCAAACATTTGCTTGTCCAGGAAAAGTTCACAAATCTTTATAATTGCTTGGGCTTATTGGATATTAGCGGAGGTAATATCAGGTGGCTCACGTCCCGCCGGATACATGCCTCCTACACAAATCCCAGGTTTAGCAAAGACGGAAAAACGCTTTATATCTTAAGCAACCAAGATCGGGAGTTTAAGTCACTGGCTCAAATTGACATGGAGAGCTATGAACTGACGTGGTTAAGCGAACACCATTGGGATGCAGGGAATTTGACGATAGACGAAAAGGGAACGCAACTCGCGTATACGACAAATGAAGGAGGCGTTTACCGAGGTTGGCTGTATAACTTGCAAGACCATCGTGTTATCGATTGGGAAGTCGGAATGGGAACAATCGAGGGTTTAACATTTAATGCTGACGGAACGCAACTTGCGTTTGTTTTCAATGGGCCGACGTCAACCGCGGACGTATGGACGTTGGACACCAATCATTTAAAAATAAATCGGCTTCACTGTACGTCAACAACGCCCTCCTTCGAAAAAAGCCTTCGAAAACCAACCCTTTATAACATACATTCATTTGATGGTCTTGAGATCCCCTCTTTTCTTTATAAGCCAATGAATCTTGATGAGCAAGCGCCGTTGGCATTTTGGGTACACGGAGGGCCGGAAAGCCAGACGAAAGCCGAATACCACCCGGTTATTCAATGTTTGGTGAACCTCGGCTATATCGTCTGCGCGCCCAATGTTCGCGGCAGCCGCGGTTATGGGCGGACGTACATTCATTTGGACGACGTTCGTAAACGAATGGATTCGGTTCAAGATCTCGTTGAAATCGCAAACACTTTGAAAAAAGAACCGGAGGTCGATGAACATCGGGTGGCCGTCATCGGACGCAGTTATGGCGGATTCATGGTGCTTGCTTCGCTCACGCATCATCCGGATGTATTTGACGCCGGTATCGCGCTTGTTGGTATTTCCAGTTTCCGAACATTCCTTGAGAACACAGGGCCTTGGCGTCGAAAACTGCGTGAAATCGAGTACGGGACGATTGAAGAAGACGGTGCGTTTTTTGATCAAATCGATCCCATACATCATACCGACCGTATGACCGCGCCATTACTTGTCTCCCATGGTGCCAATGATCCACGGGTGCCGATCGCGGAAACCGAGCAAATGATCGCTGACCTCAAGAAAAGAAACCATCCCATCGATTACATCCGTTTTGAAGATGAAGGCCACGGCATCGTGAAAATGAAAAATCAAATCACAGCATATTCGCGGATGGTCAATTTTCTAGATACGCGATTATCATAG
- a CDS encoding methyl-accepting chemotaxis protein gives MNRKRFRFGIRRKLILGVTGISLITYGVSAIFIFFLSDFFTAQFGISEDGMILAVLLLGLIWSAIFAYLLAPVITKPIARVTDAARITADGNIQAEIPVTKSDDELRELALAFNDMSQNLRVIVQEIDEHSKGTHAQAGELSTSSQDAASRTKDITYTVGEIANGSENTAQAIQSIAESMEDMTKIADDVNDRATSSKEASTEMVTILKKSRENTLSLWDGINEIENRSEQSLEAMGKLEEGAQKVEEIINLVGDIADQTNLLALNASIEAARAGEHGRGFAVVANEVRKLADESSDAVQNITSLIKSIQDDVSRVSTEIQTQVEISGKEASKGKNTKTVIDQFVSSCTDVAKAVDAITQLVGEQREAIQQTSQQSQEVAAIAEQTSAGAQQVTAASESQNEMISAFAQAASTLTTQADDLRKTTSKFSA, from the coding sequence ATGAATAGAAAACGCTTTCGTTTTGGCATTCGCAGAAAATTAATACTGGGTGTGACCGGGATATCATTGATTACATATGGTGTGAGTGCGATTTTTATTTTTTTTCTATCTGATTTCTTCACGGCTCAATTTGGCATTTCCGAAGATGGAATGATATTAGCCGTTCTTCTGCTTGGGTTGATTTGGAGTGCGATTTTTGCCTATCTGCTCGCGCCGGTCATTACAAAACCGATCGCCCGTGTGACGGATGCCGCGAGAATAACAGCGGATGGCAATATTCAAGCGGAGATTCCCGTAACAAAGTCCGATGACGAACTTCGTGAACTAGCCCTTGCCTTCAATGATATGAGTCAAAATCTGCGTGTGATCGTGCAAGAGATCGATGAACATTCCAAAGGCACTCACGCTCAAGCAGGTGAGTTGTCAACGTCTTCGCAAGATGCCGCTAGCCGAACGAAAGACATCACCTATACGGTAGGGGAGATTGCAAACGGATCTGAAAATACGGCGCAGGCGATCCAATCCATTGCGGAATCGATGGAGGATATGACGAAAATTGCCGATGATGTCAATGACCGAGCGACGTCTTCAAAAGAAGCATCGACGGAAATGGTAACGATCCTAAAGAAAAGCCGTGAGAATACACTTTCACTTTGGGATGGCATCAATGAAATTGAGAACCGAAGCGAGCAATCGTTAGAAGCGATGGGCAAACTTGAAGAAGGGGCACAGAAAGTCGAGGAAATCATAAATCTTGTCGGCGACATTGCAGACCAGACGAATTTGCTTGCCTTGAATGCGTCGATAGAAGCGGCGAGGGCAGGAGAACATGGCAGAGGGTTCGCAGTGGTCGCCAATGAAGTCAGAAAGCTCGCGGATGAAAGTTCGGACGCCGTTCAAAACATCACATCATTGATTAAAAGTATTCAAGATGATGTAAGCCGGGTTTCGACAGAGATTCAAACGCAAGTGGAAATATCCGGGAAAGAAGCTTCCAAAGGGAAAAACACAAAAACGGTGATCGACCAGTTCGTATCTTCCTGTACCGATGTTGCCAAAGCCGTCGATGCGATCACGCAGCTCGTCGGGGAGCAAAGAGAAGCAATCCAACAAACCTCCCAACAGTCACAGGAAGTGGCGGCAATTGCAGAACAAACATCTGCCGGTGCCCAACAGGTAACGGCGGCAAGCGAATCTCAAAACGAAATGATCAGTGCTTTTGCACAAGCGGCATCAACTTTAACGACACAAGCAGATGATTTGCGAAAGACCACTTCGAAATTTTCGGCTTAA
- a CDS encoding manganese-dependent inorganic pyrophosphatase: MSKVLVTGHKNPDTDSISSAIAYAYLKKQLGVHAQAVRIGEVNKETAYALHYFQVDPPVFADEGVRQDVEEIILVDHNEAQQSIDDREKYNVVEVIDHHRIANFETMAPLYYRAEPVGCTATILLKLFKENNVDIPKDLAGLMMSAIISDSLLFKSPTCTDEDVQAAKELARIADTDLESYGLEMLKAGADMSDKTPDDLLTIDAKTFDVGPNKLEIAQVNTVDVEDVLENKDLISDRMNEIIREKQLSVFMFVITDILNSDSTIVARGDDSNKVECAFDVSLNDDTAVLKGVVSRKKQIAPVLMKEFSAKTNA; the protein is encoded by the coding sequence TTGTCTAAAGTACTTGTGACTGGTCATAAAAATCCGGATACAGACTCGATTTCTTCGGCCATTGCTTATGCTTATTTGAAAAAACAACTAGGTGTTCATGCACAAGCGGTTCGAATTGGTGAGGTAAATAAAGAAACGGCGTATGCCCTTCATTATTTTCAAGTCGACCCGCCTGTTTTTGCTGATGAGGGTGTCAGACAGGATGTCGAGGAAATCATTCTCGTTGACCATAATGAAGCGCAACAAAGCATAGACGACAGGGAAAAGTATAACGTCGTCGAGGTGATTGACCATCACCGTATCGCTAACTTTGAAACGATGGCTCCTCTCTACTACCGCGCAGAACCTGTGGGATGTACGGCCACGATTTTGTTAAAACTATTTAAGGAGAACAATGTAGATATCCCGAAAGATTTAGCAGGGCTTATGATGTCTGCCATCATTTCCGATTCATTGTTGTTCAAATCACCGACGTGCACGGATGAGGATGTTCAAGCCGCCAAAGAATTGGCGAGAATTGCAGACACGGATTTGGAAAGCTATGGATTGGAAATGCTCAAAGCCGGTGCCGATATGAGCGATAAAACGCCGGATGACCTGTTAACCATAGATGCTAAAACATTCGATGTCGGCCCTAACAAGCTCGAGATCGCACAAGTCAACACGGTTGATGTAGAAGATGTGCTTGAAAATAAAGATCTCATTTCCGATCGAATGAATGAAATTATCCGGGAAAAACAATTATCGGTTTTCATGTTCGTCATCACCGATATTCTAAATAGCGATTCCACCATCGTCGCCAGAGGTGATGATAGCAATAAAGTGGAATGTGCTTTTGATGTAAGCCTAAATGATGATACGGCGGTGTTAAAAGGGGTTGTTTCCCGTAAAAAACAGATTGCTCCCGTTTTGATGAAGGAATTCTCTGCCAAGACAAATGCTTAA
- a CDS encoding NAD(P)/FAD-dependent oxidoreductase, whose product MNRDDIYDITIIGGGPAGLFTAFYGGMRQTKVKIIESMPQLGGQLSALYPEKYIYDVAGFPKVRAQDLVDDLVEQMQMFEQTVVLDQSVETVKKLNDETFRIETDKETHYSRTIIIAAGVGAFQPRKLKIEEAEQYEGKNLHYFIDNLGTFKNKDVLICGGGDSAVDWTLMLANDANVTLTHRRDKFRAHEHSVAELQSAPVKMHTPFEVSEIRGNGEKINQVILQEVKGTDQKVVDVDNVIVNYGFISSLGPIKTWGLDTTKNSIIVNSRMETNIKGIYAVGDITSYDGKVKLIATGFGEAPIAVSNAKSYMDPKARLQPGHSTHMF is encoded by the coding sequence ATGAATCGAGATGATATTTATGACATTACCATCATCGGCGGTGGTCCTGCTGGATTGTTTACCGCTTTCTACGGGGGGATGCGCCAAACAAAAGTGAAAATTATCGAGAGCATGCCACAGTTGGGAGGTCAACTTTCTGCTCTTTATCCTGAGAAGTATATATACGATGTTGCCGGTTTTCCAAAAGTTCGCGCTCAAGATCTTGTAGATGATTTGGTCGAGCAAATGCAAATGTTTGAACAAACTGTCGTGCTCGATCAATCCGTAGAAACAGTAAAGAAGCTGAATGATGAGACGTTTCGTATTGAAACGGATAAAGAGACCCATTATTCACGGACGATTATTATTGCCGCCGGTGTAGGGGCATTTCAGCCCCGAAAACTTAAAATTGAAGAGGCAGAACAATATGAAGGTAAAAATCTTCATTATTTCATTGACAATCTGGGCACATTTAAAAATAAAGACGTCCTTATTTGTGGAGGCGGAGACTCTGCCGTTGATTGGACACTTATGCTCGCTAATGACGCAAACGTCACCCTTACACATCGTCGTGATAAGTTTCGCGCTCACGAGCATAGCGTCGCCGAGTTGCAATCGGCTCCCGTCAAAATGCACACCCCTTTTGAAGTAAGTGAAATACGAGGCAATGGTGAAAAAATTAACCAGGTCATTCTTCAGGAAGTAAAGGGAACCGACCAAAAAGTGGTTGACGTTGACAACGTAATCGTCAATTATGGGTTTATTTCATCGCTTGGTCCTATAAAAACATGGGGTCTCGATACAACAAAGAACTCTATCATCGTAAACTCCCGTATGGAAACAAACATCAAGGGAATCTATGCTGTGGGAGATATCACCTCCTACGACGGCAAAGTGAAACTCATTGCTACTGGATTTGGGGAAGCTCCAATAGCCGTTAGCAATGCCAAATCCTATATGGATCCTAAAGCACGCTTACAACCAGGACACAGTACGCATATGTTTTAG
- a CDS encoding DUF362 domain-containing protein yields MPFVITSPCVKEKNGSCVEVCPVDCIEEGEDMFHIDPEVCIDCGACEPVCPVEAIYPDDEVPEEEADYIEFNRAYFS; encoded by the coding sequence ATGCCATTTGTTATTACATCACCCTGTGTTAAAGAAAAAAATGGTTCTTGTGTAGAAGTGTGTCCCGTGGATTGCATCGAAGAAGGAGAGGATATGTTCCATATTGATCCTGAAGTTTGTATAGATTGCGGAGCATGTGAGCCAGTGTGTCCGGTTGAAGCTATTTATCCTGACGATGAGGTCCCTGAAGAAGAGGCAGATTATATTGAATTTAACCGGGCTTACTTTTCGTGA
- a CDS encoding Rieske 2Fe-2S domain-containing protein: MLLKKEDNQLLTETNEDKPLGEVFRQYWIPALTSPEIEADGKPKRVKLLGEDLVAFRDSNGDVGLVDEACPHRGTSLYFGINDGCGLRCMYHGWKFDTEGNCVELPSEEETSNFKNSIKLKSYPTYEINNIIWTYMGPEEKQPPFPDFYWMHLPQENLMIERAWQECNYLQVIENDLDFVHAAFLHKAHGQQSVEEGALSTDLGIDPDHPLVKNPPVKQHVENTNYGKRCIAVGVGNEEENAFMEIHYIFPFYTYPPRFEGEDGMWHAFIPRDDHSTWAWDVQFSHDKPINKEVQHERRGLELDEDFKKLRNMDNEYEQEYQLKKDANMTGIRGIANQDHAATETMGTIVDRSNEHLGTSDKPVIQMRKILMRQVKEHMNGNELLKHDNQTLKDLYSGGLYDDKHKGWEEALPLNPKYKIK; the protein is encoded by the coding sequence ATGTTGTTAAAAAAAGAAGATAATCAGTTATTGACTGAAACGAATGAAGATAAACCTTTAGGAGAAGTATTTCGGCAGTATTGGATTCCAGCATTAACAAGCCCTGAAATTGAAGCTGATGGAAAGCCTAAGAGAGTCAAATTATTAGGAGAAGACTTAGTAGCATTTAGAGATTCAAACGGAGATGTTGGATTAGTAGACGAAGCTTGCCCTCATAGAGGAACCTCTCTCTACTTTGGTATTAATGATGGCTGTGGTCTACGGTGTATGTATCATGGATGGAAGTTTGATACGGAAGGAAATTGTGTAGAACTTCCTTCTGAAGAAGAAACGAGTAACTTCAAAAATTCAATTAAATTGAAATCATATCCAACCTATGAAATAAACAATATAATATGGACATATATGGGGCCAGAAGAGAAACAACCTCCTTTTCCAGACTTCTATTGGATGCACTTACCACAAGAAAACCTGATGATCGAAAGAGCTTGGCAAGAATGTAATTATTTGCAGGTTATAGAAAATGATCTGGATTTTGTTCACGCTGCTTTTCTTCATAAAGCTCATGGTCAACAATCCGTTGAAGAGGGAGCTTTGAGTACTGATCTAGGTATTGATCCTGACCATCCATTAGTTAAAAATCCACCCGTAAAACAACATGTTGAAAATACAAACTATGGGAAAAGGTGCATCGCTGTGGGCGTTGGAAACGAAGAAGAGAATGCATTTATGGAAATTCACTATATCTTTCCCTTCTATACCTATCCTCCGAGGTTCGAAGGAGAAGATGGTATGTGGCATGCTTTTATTCCCCGGGATGACCATAGTACTTGGGCTTGGGATGTACAATTTTCGCATGATAAGCCCATTAATAAGGAAGTTCAACACGAACGAAGAGGATTAGAGCTAGATGAAGACTTTAAAAAATTGCGGAATATGGATAATGAATACGAACAAGAATATCAATTAAAAAAAGATGCTAATATGACAGGAATCAGAGGGATAGCTAATCAGGATCACGCAGCTACAGAGACTATGGGTACAATAGTAGATCGATCAAACGAACATTTAGGTACAAGTGATAAACCTGTCATCCAAATGCGTAAAATTTTAATGCGTCAGGTGAAAGAGCATATGAATGGTAATGAACTATTGAAACATGATAATCAAACTTTAAAAGATTTATATAGTGGTGGTTTATATGATGATAAGCATAAGGGATGGGAAGAGGCGTTACCACTAAATCCAAAATATAAAATTAAATAA